One genomic region from Actinocatenispora thailandica encodes:
- a CDS encoding MFS transporter — protein sequence MTMTETGSHLAAPPGYRWRWLGLAVVLCAEVMDLLDSTITTIAAPGIAHRLGGGTTFMQWLGAAYTLAFALGLITGGRLGDLYGRRRMYLLGAVGFTAASVACGLSTGPAMLIACRAAQGAFGAILIPQGLGLLKDMFGPKDQAKAFGAFGPVMGLSAVGGPILAGVLLGADLFGTGWRSIFLINLPIGLAGILGAVLFLPSVRPTRGQRLDPVGMLLVGAGLVALLYPLVQGRELGWPWWSFALLGLGAALLTVFAAHQVARSRAGRDPLVLPALFRRRSFTGGLILGVVFFTAVMGVTLAFALYLQLGLGYSALRASLASAPNALGIVAGSIVGGAVAGRLGRRVLHLGVLVIAVGLAALAGLLATVGAGLAWWHFAPALLVLGFGLGTVFAPLFTFVLGDVAGDHAGAGAGLLNAVQQVATATGTAVLGTLFFGLAGPRPDAADWTAALRTTIPVAIALLAVTFALVFLLPRHASDQG from the coding sequence ATGACCATGACCGAAACCGGCAGCCACCTCGCGGCGCCGCCCGGGTACCGCTGGCGCTGGCTCGGCCTCGCCGTCGTGCTGTGCGCCGAGGTGATGGACCTGCTGGACAGCACCATCACCACCATCGCGGCGCCGGGCATCGCGCACCGGCTCGGCGGCGGCACCACGTTCATGCAGTGGCTCGGCGCCGCCTACACGCTGGCTTTCGCGCTCGGGCTGATCACCGGCGGCCGGCTCGGCGACCTGTACGGGCGGCGCCGGATGTACCTGCTCGGCGCGGTCGGCTTCACCGCCGCCTCGGTCGCCTGCGGGCTGTCCACCGGCCCGGCGATGCTGATCGCCTGCCGTGCCGCGCAGGGCGCGTTCGGCGCGATCCTGATCCCGCAGGGACTGGGGCTGCTCAAGGACATGTTCGGCCCGAAGGACCAGGCCAAGGCGTTCGGCGCGTTCGGGCCGGTGATGGGGCTGTCCGCGGTCGGCGGGCCGATCCTCGCCGGGGTGCTGCTCGGCGCCGACCTGTTCGGCACCGGCTGGCGGTCGATCTTCCTGATCAACCTGCCGATCGGGCTCGCCGGCATCCTCGGCGCGGTCCTCTTCCTGCCCTCGGTACGGCCGACGCGCGGGCAGCGGCTCGACCCGGTCGGCATGCTGCTGGTCGGCGCCGGCCTCGTCGCCCTGCTGTACCCGCTGGTGCAGGGGCGCGAGCTCGGCTGGCCGTGGTGGAGCTTCGCGCTGCTCGGTCTCGGTGCCGCGCTGCTCACGGTGTTCGCCGCCCACCAGGTCGCGCGAAGCCGCGCCGGCCGGGACCCGCTGGTACTGCCGGCGCTGTTCCGGCGGCGCTCGTTCACCGGCGGGCTGATCCTCGGCGTGGTGTTCTTCACCGCGGTGATGGGCGTGACCCTGGCGTTCGCGCTCTACCTGCAGCTGGGGCTGGGATACAGCGCGCTGCGGGCCAGCCTGGCCAGCGCGCCGAACGCGCTGGGCATCGTGGCCGGCAGCATCGTCGGCGGCGCCGTCGCCGGCCGGCTCGGCCGCCGCGTCCTGCACCTCGGTGTGCTGGTGATCGCCGTCGGCCTGGCGGCCCTGGCCGGGCTGCTCGCCACGGTCGGCGCCGGCCTGGCCTGGTGGCACTTCGCGCCGGCCCTGCTGGTCCTCGGCTTCGGCCTGGGTACCGTCTTCGCGCCGCTGTTCACGTTCGTCCTCGGCGACGTGGCCGGCGACCACGCCGGCGCCGGTGCCGGGCTGCTGAACGCGGTGCAGCAGGTCGCCACCGCCACCGGTACCGCGGTGCTCGGCACGCTGTTCTTCGGCCTCGCCGGCCCGCGCCCGGACGCCGCCGACTGGACCGCCGCCCTGCGCACCACGATCCCGGTCGCGATCGCGCTGCTCGCCGTCACCTTCGCCCTGGTCTTCCTCCTCCCCCGGCACGCCTCGGACCAGGGGTAG
- a CDS encoding helix-turn-helix domain-containing protein, which produces MTTTAARVMDEQTILPEATDHATVVNLLQVLRQRGVEVPEAHAKLIGADGTAIELPPRLHEVLVKAVEALASGYAITIAPQHTTLTTQQAADFLGVSRPTLTKMLEAGKIPFEKPNMHRRVKLADLIDYQQRRRSERRSALRQLTQDSIDMGLYDAPLPSVERPDNTE; this is translated from the coding sequence ATGACCACGACGGCAGCAAGAGTGATGGACGAGCAGACGATCCTGCCAGAGGCCACCGATCACGCGACCGTTGTCAACCTGCTCCAGGTACTTCGTCAGCGTGGGGTGGAGGTTCCAGAAGCACACGCCAAACTAATCGGCGCAGACGGCACTGCCATCGAGCTGCCGCCCCGCCTGCACGAAGTCCTGGTCAAGGCGGTGGAGGCGCTGGCCAGCGGGTACGCGATCACTATCGCTCCCCAACACACCACGCTCACAACGCAGCAGGCCGCTGACTTCCTCGGCGTCTCGCGCCCAACCCTGACGAAGATGCTCGAAGCAGGGAAGATCCCGTTTGAGAAGCCCAACATGCACCGCCGCGTCAAGCTCGCAGACTTGATTGACTACCAGCAACGGCGGCGCAGCGAGAGGCGCAGTGCCCTGAGGCAGTTGACGCAGGACAGCATCGACATGGGGCTCTACGATGCCCCCTTGCCATCCGTTGAACGGCCAGATAACACGGAGTGA
- a CDS encoding PIN domain-containing protein: MPFSALLDANVLIPSCLRDTLLRIAEAGLYRPLWSVGILDETRRHILELAPTATKSSVDRMFQCMNAAFDDALVEGYEPIVSSMKNNAKDRHVLAAAAVGRADVIVSDDRNGFPTSACAPFHIECLDPDDFLLHQFDLAPQTVTSVIREQSADTGKAGKPAIPVSELLQNLARCGAPAFTHRVSREFPDTSAPHQ, encoded by the coding sequence GTGCCTTTCTCCGCCCTGCTAGACGCGAACGTCCTGATTCCTAGCTGCCTTCGCGACACGCTCTTGCGCATCGCGGAGGCAGGCTTGTATCGACCGCTGTGGTCTGTCGGCATCCTGGACGAAACCAGACGTCACATCCTCGAACTCGCACCGACTGCCACCAAGTCCAGCGTCGACCGCATGTTCCAGTGCATGAACGCCGCTTTCGACGATGCCCTCGTCGAGGGCTACGAGCCGATCGTGAGCAGCATGAAGAACAACGCGAAAGACCGGCACGTGCTGGCAGCAGCGGCCGTTGGGCGAGCTGACGTGATCGTCAGCGACGATCGGAACGGTTTCCCAACGTCGGCGTGCGCCCCCTTCCACATCGAGTGCCTGGACCCGGATGACTTTCTCCTGCATCAGTTCGACCTGGCGCCGCAAACGGTTACATCGGTCATTCGAGAGCAGAGCGCCGACACCGGCAAAGCAGGCAAACCAGCGATCCCGGTTTCCGAACTCCTCCAGAATCTCGCCAGGTGCGGTGCGCCGGCCTTCACTCACCGAGTGTCCCGTGAGTTCCCAGACACGTCAGCGCCCCACCAGTAG
- a CDS encoding DUF6923 family protein → MRRHDTGTVRRLRLVPLVLALLAPLALAGTAHAGGADPVRDLGTPLTSLTVMQGAVGHDPDGSDVLYAVPAGENAELNVVDVHSRTLKRAVPLPGAAGAWAITVASDGSVYVGSYSNAHLYRYTPADGTVTDLGQPIGGEQFLYGLSAGDDGSVYGGTYPHAHAFRYDPADGQVTDYGSLDDVQQYARSTAYDPDDRALFVGLATPKARLLRIDVDSGAVTELTPAGFGGTELSDLDYAGGKVFGNDHGQLVVFDAKTGNQLDFTDPSGATVDQFPLSARGVSPAHDGAVWFTTSTLHLVRYDLATDTLTDTGARVSRGAAIGYGWVDDPTGPALYGLAGNYSGGTFRFDPATNALTQWSSPLRYVPVPLMNVLPDPTDGTVLVDAFLNGTAGRYDPATGKTAAAPRLGQVEDWAWGDDGKVYFGIYPYGQLSVWDPHAPAGADNPRKLFALVDSDEQNRPVAVVPHGRRVYVGTTPGYGVYGGALSVYDLDTGELAVHRNIVPDQTVASLLPVGDAVWGGSSIDGGQGTEPKATEAKLFRYDPATGTRTAEYTPVPGAESITALTVGPDHDLWGLADGTVFVFDPDTHQVVRRIPVFTGGTGAQDGALVWRDGMLYGVSGGRLFVVDSLGGTARVLHSGGLLRLAPAADGTLYTLLQPAGSVDRTHLAAYTPPADACPSSDLRGTVWAGDVDSGVPNRFVGDGCTVTDRLPDPDANWPNHGSYVAAVTSSVDALVDNESVTPDEGDRIVAAAARSAVS, encoded by the coding sequence GTGCGACGACACGACACCGGTACCGTGCGAAGACTCCGCCTCGTCCCCCTCGTACTCGCGCTCCTCGCCCCGCTCGCCCTCGCCGGCACCGCGCACGCCGGCGGCGCCGATCCGGTACGGGACCTCGGTACCCCGCTCACCTCGCTGACCGTGATGCAGGGCGCGGTCGGCCACGATCCGGACGGCTCCGACGTCCTCTACGCGGTACCGGCCGGCGAGAACGCCGAACTCAACGTCGTCGACGTGCACAGCCGGACGCTCAAGCGGGCGGTACCGCTGCCCGGCGCGGCCGGCGCGTGGGCGATCACCGTCGCCTCCGACGGCAGCGTGTACGTCGGCAGCTACTCCAACGCGCACCTCTACCGCTACACGCCCGCCGACGGCACGGTGACCGACCTCGGCCAGCCGATCGGCGGCGAGCAGTTCCTGTACGGCCTGTCCGCCGGCGACGACGGCAGCGTGTACGGCGGCACGTACCCGCACGCGCACGCGTTCCGCTACGACCCTGCCGACGGCCAGGTCACCGACTACGGCTCGCTGGACGACGTGCAGCAGTACGCCCGGTCCACCGCGTACGACCCGGACGACCGGGCGCTGTTCGTCGGGCTGGCGACGCCGAAGGCGCGGCTGCTGCGCATCGACGTCGACTCCGGTGCGGTGACCGAGCTGACCCCGGCCGGCTTCGGCGGTACCGAACTCTCCGACCTCGACTACGCGGGCGGCAAGGTGTTCGGCAACGACCACGGCCAGCTGGTGGTGTTCGACGCGAAGACCGGCAACCAGCTCGACTTCACCGACCCGTCCGGTGCCACGGTCGACCAGTTCCCGCTGTCCGCCCGCGGCGTGTCCCCGGCGCACGACGGCGCCGTCTGGTTCACCACCAGCACCCTGCACCTGGTCCGGTACGACCTGGCCACCGACACGCTGACCGACACCGGTGCGCGGGTCAGCCGGGGCGCGGCCATCGGGTACGGCTGGGTCGACGACCCGACCGGGCCGGCGCTGTACGGCCTGGCCGGCAACTACTCGGGCGGCACGTTCCGGTTCGACCCGGCCACCAACGCGCTGACCCAGTGGTCGTCGCCGCTGCGGTACGTACCGGTGCCGCTGATGAACGTGCTGCCGGACCCCACCGACGGCACCGTGCTGGTGGACGCGTTCCTGAACGGCACCGCCGGCAGGTACGACCCGGCGACCGGGAAGACCGCCGCCGCGCCGCGACTCGGCCAGGTGGAGGACTGGGCCTGGGGCGACGACGGCAAGGTCTACTTCGGCATCTACCCGTACGGGCAGCTGTCGGTGTGGGATCCGCACGCCCCGGCCGGCGCCGACAACCCGCGCAAGCTGTTCGCCCTGGTGGACAGCGACGAACAGAACCGCCCGGTGGCGGTGGTACCGCACGGGCGCCGGGTCTACGTCGGCACCACGCCCGGCTACGGCGTGTACGGCGGTGCGCTGAGCGTCTACGACTTGGACACCGGCGAGCTCGCCGTGCACCGCAACATCGTTCCCGACCAGACGGTCGCATCGCTGCTGCCGGTCGGCGACGCGGTCTGGGGCGGCTCCAGCATCGACGGCGGCCAGGGCACCGAGCCGAAGGCGACCGAGGCGAAGCTGTTCCGCTACGACCCGGCGACCGGCACCAGGACCGCCGAGTACACGCCGGTGCCGGGGGCCGAGAGCATCACCGCGCTGACCGTCGGCCCGGACCACGACCTGTGGGGGCTCGCCGACGGCACCGTGTTCGTGTTCGACCCGGACACGCACCAGGTGGTGCGCCGCATCCCGGTGTTCACCGGCGGTACCGGCGCCCAGGACGGCGCGCTGGTCTGGCGGGACGGCATGCTGTACGGGGTGTCCGGCGGCCGGCTGTTCGTGGTCGACTCGCTGGGCGGCACCGCGCGGGTGCTGCACTCCGGCGGGCTGCTGCGGCTGGCGCCGGCCGCCGACGGCACGCTGTACACGTTGCTGCAGCCGGCGGGCAGCGTCGACCGCACCCACCTGGCCGCCTACACCCCGCCGGCCGACGCCTGCCCGAGCTCCGACCTGCGCGGCACGGTCTGGGCCGGCGACGTCGACAGCGGCGTACCCAACCGGTTCGTCGGCGACGGCTGCACGGTCACCGACCGGCTCCCCGACCCGGACGCGAACTGGCCGAACCACGGCAGCTACGTCGCCGCGGTCACCAGCTCGGTCGATGCCCTGGTGGACAACGAGTCCGTGACTCCCGACGAGGGCGATCGGATCGTCGCCGCCGCGGCCCGCTCCGCGGTGAGCTGA
- a CDS encoding Gfo/Idh/MocA family oxidoreductase, translating to MSGAARSGRRSDEVRVGIVGTESSHVDHVVRYCNAEHRAGPARVVAVAPATPDERVRDLGIDRVVGAPEELLGLVDAVVVADRDARRHTGQALPFLTAGLPTLVDKPFAADPADAEAMVAAARRHGAPLTSYSALRWHPALATVRRVRPRAVVATGPADPASRYAGIHFYGTHPVELALLLAPGPVGPVRVQTGDGIVVATAVVGGTAVTVQFVAPTDPPVPFHVQVTGHAEVVGTALELSPDYLHPGLDAFFEMVRTGTPPLPLDDLPRPVRFLAAVAQQLAQP from the coding sequence GTGAGCGGCGCCGCGCGGAGTGGCCGGCGCAGCGACGAGGTGCGGGTCGGCATCGTCGGCACCGAGAGCTCGCACGTCGACCACGTCGTCCGGTACTGCAACGCCGAGCACCGCGCCGGCCCGGCCCGGGTGGTGGCGGTCGCGCCGGCCACGCCGGACGAGCGGGTACGCGATCTCGGCATCGACCGGGTGGTCGGAGCGCCGGAGGAGCTGCTCGGGCTGGTCGATGCGGTGGTCGTCGCCGACCGGGACGCCCGCCGGCACACCGGGCAGGCGCTGCCGTTCCTGACCGCCGGGCTGCCGACACTGGTGGACAAGCCGTTCGCCGCCGATCCCGCCGACGCCGAGGCGATGGTCGCCGCGGCCCGGCGGCACGGCGCGCCGCTCACCTCGTACTCGGCGCTGCGCTGGCATCCGGCGCTCGCCACGGTGCGGCGCGTCCGGCCGCGCGCCGTGGTGGCCACCGGGCCGGCCGATCCGGCCAGCCGGTACGCCGGGATCCACTTCTACGGCACCCACCCGGTCGAGCTGGCACTGTTGCTCGCGCCGGGGCCGGTCGGGCCGGTACGGGTGCAGACCGGCGACGGGATCGTGGTCGCCACCGCGGTCGTCGGCGGAACCGCGGTGACCGTCCAGTTCGTTGCGCCGACCGACCCGCCGGTGCCGTTCCACGTGCAGGTGACCGGCCATGCGGAGGTCGTCGGTACCGCACTGGAGCTGAGCCCGGACTACCTGCATCCGGGGCTGGACGCGTTCTTCGAGATGGTGCGGACCGGCACCCCGCCGCTACCGCTCGACGACCTGCCGCGGCCGGTGCGGTTCCTCGCCGCCGTGGCGCAACAGCTGGCACAACCCTAG
- a CDS encoding carbohydrate ABC transporter permease gives MDRVARKSRRNRRRLWAHLPLAIVAVATIIPFYVMIVLSLRKGRSLSLPDALLPFHVNFGAYADVLAHAQVVRWMLNTAAYSVISVVLVLVFASFAAYAFAKKRFFGRNAMFWTLLATLMVPYHLTLIPQFILISKMDGLDTLWGLIVPTLANTQALFLMRQFIMGIPDELIEAARIDGAGEIRLFWQIVLPQTKPILATLGVFVFLWHWNDFLWPLVATRSPDHYVLTVGLNSLQAQDSSLTVTMAGAVLTFLPILLVYVLLQRYFVRGVTMSGLK, from the coding sequence GTGGATAGAGTCGCCCGGAAGTCGCGACGCAACCGGCGGCGGCTGTGGGCGCACCTGCCGCTGGCGATCGTCGCGGTGGCCACGATCATCCCGTTCTACGTGATGATCGTGCTGTCGCTGCGCAAGGGGCGGTCGCTGTCGCTGCCGGACGCGCTGCTGCCGTTCCACGTCAACTTCGGCGCGTACGCCGACGTGCTGGCGCACGCGCAGGTGGTGCGCTGGATGCTGAACACCGCGGCGTACTCGGTGATCAGCGTCGTGCTGGTGCTCGTGTTCGCGTCGTTCGCCGCGTACGCGTTCGCCAAGAAACGGTTCTTCGGCCGCAACGCGATGTTCTGGACGCTGCTGGCCACCCTGATGGTGCCCTACCACCTGACGCTGATCCCGCAGTTCATCCTGATCTCGAAGATGGACGGGCTGGACACGCTGTGGGGCCTGATCGTGCCGACACTGGCCAACACCCAGGCGCTGTTCCTGATGCGGCAGTTCATCATGGGCATCCCGGACGAGCTGATCGAGGCGGCCCGGATCGACGGCGCCGGCGAGATCCGGCTGTTCTGGCAGATCGTGCTGCCGCAGACCAAGCCGATCCTCGCCACCCTCGGCGTGTTCGTGTTCCTGTGGCACTGGAACGACTTCCTCTGGCCGCTGGTCGCCACCCGCTCGCCGGACCACTACGTGCTCACCGTCGGGCTCAACAGTCTGCAGGCGCAGGACTCGTCGTTGACCGTGACGATGGCCGGCGCGGTACTGACGTTCCTGCCGATCCTGCTCGTCTACGTGCTGTTGCAGCGGTACTTCGTCCGCGGCGTGACGATGAGCGGGCTGAAGTGA